One part of the Streptomyces sp. AM 2-1-1 genome encodes these proteins:
- a CDS encoding 4'-phosphopantetheinyl transferase superfamily protein: MTERPRSPEPPSAWLLGGSGRPRRVLLETVPVGPPGGTDAQHRAGRAAAAAVLRRAGCACGTVGRRRSGAPVFPPGYAGSVTHTESLAVAAVAPGSRGVGVDLEFRLPEARLHRFLLDDSERASLWPDGDRERLRRLFAAKEAAFKALTECHEGHGGLFWRVRLRPHGDGLWARAGDRYAVVRDETTSAYAFAVAVAVGADPGPWADGTGGPAAPSTAISRS; the protein is encoded by the coding sequence GTGACTGAACGTCCGCGGTCCCCGGAGCCCCCGAGCGCATGGCTGCTCGGGGGCTCCGGGCGTCCCCGGCGGGTGCTGCTGGAGACGGTCCCTGTCGGTCCGCCGGGGGGCACCGACGCGCAGCACCGGGCCGGCCGCGCGGCGGCGGCCGCGGTGCTGCGGCGCGCGGGCTGCGCCTGCGGCACGGTGGGCCGCCGGCGCAGCGGCGCTCCGGTCTTCCCACCGGGTTACGCCGGTTCCGTCACCCACACCGAGTCCCTGGCGGTGGCCGCCGTCGCCCCGGGTTCCCGCGGGGTCGGCGTCGATCTGGAGTTCCGGCTGCCCGAGGCGCGGCTGCACCGGTTCCTGCTCGACGACTCCGAGCGCGCCTCGCTGTGGCCGGACGGCGACCGGGAGCGGTTGCGGCGGCTGTTCGCCGCGAAGGAGGCCGCGTTCAAGGCCCTGACGGAGTGCCACGAGGGCCATGGCGGTCTCTTCTGGCGTGTCCGCCTGCGGCCCCACGGCGACGGTCTGTGGGCCCGGGCCGGCGACCGCTACGCGGTGGTCAGGGACGAGACCACGTCCGCGTACGCCTTCGCGGTGGCGGTCGCCGTGGGCGCCGACCCGGGTCCGTGGGCGGACGGCACCGGCGGACCGGCCGCACCCTCCACTGCCATAAGCAGAAGTTAG
- a CDS encoding alpha/beta hydrolase, with protein sequence MTQTTVDDAIETGTVRVNDDVQLTYERRGSGPDVVLVNNFFMDRKSWRSYTANLASTARLTSYDLRGQGESSPQAGEPVWEDHITDLKALFDELGIEKAVLVGTSFSTLICRDFAVAYPERVHGLVLAGPAMSPHGGQRLRRITKAWLKTLDTSGLGVLYDTLYPLVSGDLAVEEAGPIGFMGRKQNFLGIHSVESLRAGLAVSVKAPLDPEIMTRVKQPTLLFVGGDDFSLSTSAVEEMTRLFPDTTTVTVPNGGHLAFLEEPEWFQREAVAFIERVAGPGD encoded by the coding sequence ATGACCCAAACGACCGTCGACGACGCCATCGAGACCGGTACGGTCCGGGTGAACGACGACGTCCAGCTCACCTACGAGCGACGCGGCAGCGGCCCCGACGTCGTCCTCGTCAACAACTTCTTCATGGACCGCAAGTCCTGGCGGTCCTACACCGCGAACCTGGCGTCGACCGCGCGGCTGACCTCGTACGACCTGCGCGGCCAGGGTGAGTCGAGTCCGCAGGCGGGCGAGCCGGTGTGGGAGGACCACATCACCGATCTGAAGGCGCTCTTCGACGAGTTGGGCATCGAGAAGGCGGTGCTGGTCGGCACGTCGTTCTCCACCCTGATCTGCCGGGACTTCGCCGTGGCGTACCCCGAGCGGGTGCACGGTCTGGTGCTGGCCGGTCCGGCGATGAGCCCGCACGGCGGGCAGCGGCTGCGCCGGATCACGAAGGCGTGGCTGAAGACGCTGGACACCTCCGGCCTGGGGGTCCTCTACGACACGCTGTACCCGCTGGTCTCCGGCGACCTCGCGGTGGAGGAGGCGGGCCCGATCGGTTTCATGGGCCGCAAGCAGAACTTCCTCGGCATCCACTCGGTGGAGTCGCTGCGGGCCGGTCTGGCGGTGTCGGTGAAGGCGCCGCTCGATCCGGAGATCATGACCCGGGTGAAGCAGCCCACCCTGCTCTTCGTGGGCGGTGACGACTTCTCCCTCTCCACCAGCGCGGTGGAGGAGATGACCCGGCTGTTCCCGGACACGACCACCGTGACGGTGCCCAACGGCGGCCACCTGGCGTTCCTGGAGGAGCCCGAGTGGTTCCAGCGGGAGGCCGTGGCGTTCATCGAGCGGGTCGCCGGTCCGGGTGACTGA